In Acidobacteriota bacterium, one genomic interval encodes:
- a CDS encoding GAF domain-containing protein — protein sequence MTNPIRILFVDNQVDAREWLAEKLRRTYQFAVDCAGDGDEALACVAAAQGDYDVALIDMRLGPGRDGIEVMKSIQSSHPGVEVIIITGFGDVDDGLRAMREGACNYVLKPLRDEELIVYIRAAAERRRLKAVERERDLLEKILDVSQAATRSLNPEEIARQICERTAKLIPNLDLLHISIYDEPRDEFRFLWVFGSRKEGIKLEPRPLSDKQQWGLTGHIIKNGSQFHNDLDAAERQSLIQRINLIYPPSRALIGIQLISGGRVIGAICAQSDQQDAFTQDHYELLQTVASHIALAVENALFHEQQEQSLRILSHLYETLTATRQEDNLDRVLNIVVDDLYKLLELDTCTIGFFDDRLQTLSFDIERGLGKRVEKSLADLPKAIRDGVFNANEPIIFDDLAQHSGLSRALVRKDLKFFAILPLRSNRKLHGIVTLGSKNQVVLAKEQWRLLQVLADQVAIAVEKERLQQEEKALVLQLYELNQMAAEMAEFNDYKNLCRFVAERAAKFLHAVGGAVYLLTKDGEQVEVAGVTGILAFEEGKLLQSHKGLLGEVLRLERRVAVPNYWEWEQRLTVLDDLHLTAVVGVPIISGSRLLGVLVVHDRQEGREFNGVEQGLLVRVGKLAGAEIEKTRISHGISSLAEISDFKEFLHAVADRAAGFLRATSGAVYLLVDEDETQLEVAATDVSSRAMEGKRLSRYEGLVGEVLTSLEPFTVSNYSEWQNRLPDFEDYQLQAVVGVPIVSGSNVLGVLVIHDASDGRTFTTSDSELLARIGRLAGAEIEKARILKKNEQLLQERDATGEMAQTLVSVLKYDQLLDTILENLRQRFGYTTCAVLLENQRTNELYIERANQYPEDVIRTRRIKINDETAGVTALVARTGQPKIVPDVSKEPLYIKSAEGSRSEIAAPLIYRDKTFGVLNIESANLDAFDDRDLRILTQTAAAIAIAIKNAQLYDQVTKKTTALRRKTRALRRLQEVSRVVNSTLVLDDVLEKVLVQLQKLLPYDSASIQLKVGDVFKVVACDGFEGEAKREVMQLSFPINPQFPDFDIVNTQMPLFIPDVLRSSYSHFWQQAEEYHTEHIRTWLGVPLLYGKVLIGLLAVDSKQLDAYNKEQQNLCIAFANEVVSAIANAMAYKNAQSLNLLGNVQDIKQRFDLEATLKRVVDGAVDKNGGIGSDIAIIYPYNPNTGVIDEQPVYAGFLREPEKIWISPNLSASAIYRVLNLRRLHSADDVLGDDVLDHGFVRREGIASAAGVPLLVGDEPVGVMFVNFLSRHVFTQSELTWMNIFAQQAGIAIQTARQFERFESASDAAVSLAAMSAWAHDAANETYSLRADAQSLKLLACASNLSPKVTEIVERIKQTAEKVATLIPGMPTDSTEKQPIVLAHILRDARKRRESDLQQKHIEIAIQLDSMPPVFANEELLQKVADHLIQNAIKAMPKGGQLSFSGYVAAARAYIKVADTGSGIPVEIQEQLFIRRVPSAHQAGSGMGLLLTRIYLFACGGDIRLHHSDASGTTFIFHLPLADIAN from the coding sequence ATGACTAATCCGATCCGCATCCTGTTTGTTGACAATCAAGTTGATGCGCGCGAGTGGCTGGCCGAAAAACTTCGCCGCACTTACCAATTTGCAGTTGATTGCGCGGGCGATGGTGACGAAGCGTTGGCCTGCGTGGCGGCTGCACAGGGTGATTATGACGTCGCGCTGATAGATATGCGGCTTGGGCCGGGGCGGGATGGAATTGAGGTGATGAAGAGTATTCAATCATCTCACCCCGGTGTCGAGGTAATTATTATTACTGGCTTTGGAGATGTGGATGATGGTTTGCGGGCGATGCGGGAGGGGGCTTGCAATTACGTCCTCAAACCATTGCGTGATGAAGAACTGATTGTATACATCCGCGCTGCGGCAGAGCGGCGGAGGTTGAAGGCCGTTGAGCGAGAGCGCGACTTGCTGGAAAAGATTCTGGATGTGAGCCAGGCCGCTACGCGGAGTCTCAACCCTGAGGAAATTGCCCGGCAGATTTGTGAGCGCACGGCCAAACTAATTCCGAATCTTGATCTTTTGCATATCTCTATCTATGACGAGCCCCGTGACGAGTTTCGTTTCCTCTGGGTGTTTGGTAGCCGGAAAGAAGGAATTAAATTGGAGCCGCGCCCTTTGAGCGATAAACAACAATGGGGATTAACGGGGCACATCATCAAAAACGGATCGCAGTTTCACAATGATTTAGATGCAGCCGAAAGACAGTCGCTGATTCAGCGAATCAATTTGATATATCCGCCAAGTCGGGCATTGATTGGAATCCAGCTTATCAGCGGTGGCCGGGTTATTGGTGCAATTTGCGCGCAGAGCGACCAGCAAGATGCCTTTACCCAAGATCACTATGAATTGCTACAAACTGTCGCTAGTCATATTGCCCTGGCTGTTGAGAATGCCCTCTTCCATGAACAACAAGAGCAGAGTTTGAGAATTCTCTCCCATCTCTATGAAACGCTTACCGCTACTCGCCAAGAAGACAACCTTGATCGGGTGCTTAACATAGTTGTGGACGATCTTTACAAGTTACTTGAACTGGACACATGTACGATTGGTTTTTTTGATGATCGTTTGCAAACCCTGAGCTTTGATATAGAACGTGGCTTGGGGAAGAGAGTAGAGAAGTCATTGGCAGATTTACCGAAAGCAATACGTGATGGGGTTTTCAATGCCAATGAACCAATCATCTTTGATGACCTGGCGCAACACTCAGGGTTGAGTCGAGCCTTGGTGCGAAAGGATCTCAAGTTCTTTGCAATTCTCCCATTGCGAAGTAATAGGAAGTTACACGGGATTGTCACTCTTGGCAGTAAGAATCAAGTCGTGCTCGCTAAAGAGCAATGGAGGTTACTGCAAGTGCTGGCGGATCAGGTAGCCATTGCAGTTGAGAAAGAGAGGCTGCAACAAGAAGAGAAGGCCTTAGTGTTGCAGTTATATGAACTCAATCAAATGGCTGCTGAAATGGCTGAGTTCAACGACTACAAAAATTTATGCCGTTTTGTGGCTGAGCGTGCGGCCAAGTTTCTCCACGCAGTTGGCGGGGCCGTTTACCTGTTAACCAAAGATGGCGAACAAGTCGAAGTGGCTGGTGTGACGGGTATCCTGGCGTTTGAGGAAGGTAAGTTACTTCAGAGCCACAAAGGTTTATTGGGGGAAGTGTTACGTTTAGAACGCCGAGTGGCTGTTCCCAATTATTGGGAATGGGAGCAACGATTGACAGTTTTGGACGACCTCCATCTTACGGCAGTTGTAGGTGTGCCTATCATTTCCGGCTCTCGGTTATTAGGTGTCTTAGTTGTGCATGATCGGCAAGAAGGACGTGAATTCAATGGGGTAGAGCAAGGACTTCTTGTGCGCGTTGGTAAGTTAGCTGGGGCAGAAATAGAGAAGACACGAATTTCGCATGGGATATCTAGCTTGGCTGAAATCTCAGATTTCAAAGAATTTTTGCATGCTGTGGCCGATCGTGCTGCTGGGTTTCTTCGCGCAACTAGCGGAGCTGTTTATTTGTTGGTTGATGAGGATGAAACGCAATTGGAAGTAGCTGCTACTGATGTAAGTTCGAGAGCAATGGAGGGCAAACGATTGAGCCGTTATGAGGGCTTGGTTGGAGAGGTTTTAACCAGCTTGGAACCATTTACCGTTTCCAATTACAGTGAATGGCAAAATCGGCTGCCAGATTTCGAGGATTATCAACTTCAGGCTGTTGTTGGTGTGCCAATTGTTTCTGGTTCTAATGTGCTGGGGGTTTTAGTCATACATGACGCCAGCGATGGTCGAACATTTACGACGTCGGATTCAGAACTGCTTGCTCGCATAGGCAGGCTGGCAGGTGCTGAGATTGAAAAGGCCCGGATTTTGAAAAAGAACGAGCAGCTTTTACAAGAGCGCGACGCTACGGGCGAGATGGCGCAGACGCTCGTCTCAGTGCTGAAGTATGATCAGTTGCTTGATACCATCCTAGAAAACCTCCGCCAGCGGTTCGGGTATACGACTTGCGCTGTGCTCTTAGAAAATCAACGCACGAACGAGTTGTATATTGAGCGCGCTAACCAATATCCAGAGGATGTCATCCGTACTCGTAGGATTAAAATCAACGATGAAACGGCTGGAGTGACTGCATTAGTTGCCAGAACCGGCCAACCAAAAATCGTTCCAGATGTTAGTAAAGAGCCTCTCTATATCAAGAGCGCCGAAGGAAGCCGCTCCGAGATTGCGGCCCCGCTTATTTACCGTGACAAAACATTCGGCGTGCTAAACATTGAAAGCGCAAATTTGGATGCTTTCGATGATCGCGATCTCCGCATTCTTACTCAGACGGCTGCGGCAATTGCGATTGCGATTAAAAACGCTCAGCTTTACGATCAGGTCACCAAGAAAACTACAGCTCTACGCCGGAAAACTAGAGCTTTACGCCGTTTGCAAGAGGTTTCGAGGGTCGTCAATTCGACTTTGGTGCTTGATGATGTCCTCGAAAAAGTGTTGGTTCAATTGCAGAAGCTATTACCTTATGATTCGGCTTCGATTCAACTCAAAGTTGGCGATGTGTTTAAGGTTGTTGCGTGTGATGGATTCGAAGGCGAGGCCAAGCGTGAAGTGATGCAGTTATCTTTCCCCATCAATCCGCAATTCCCAGATTTTGATATCGTAAATACACAAATGCCCTTGTTTATTCCTGATGTTTTACGGTCGAGTTATTCTCATTTTTGGCAGCAGGCGGAAGAATATCATACTGAACACATACGTACTTGGCTTGGTGTTCCGCTTCTGTACGGCAAAGTGCTGATTGGTTTGCTTGCGGTTGATAGTAAACAGCTAGATGCTTATAACAAGGAGCAACAAAACCTGTGCATAGCTTTCGCTAACGAAGTTGTCTCTGCTATAGCCAATGCCATGGCGTACAAAAATGCCCAAAGCTTGAATCTGTTAGGCAATGTTCAAGACATCAAGCAACGCTTCGATTTGGAAGCTACGCTGAAGAGGGTTGTTGATGGAGCAGTAGATAAGAATGGGGGCATTGGATCAGATATTGCAATCATTTACCCCTATAACCCAAACACTGGAGTTATTGATGAACAGCCTGTCTACGCAGGATTTCTTCGGGAGCCTGAGAAAATTTGGATTAGCCCAAATCTCTCGGCATCTGCTATCTACAGGGTTCTTAACTTGCGACGACTTCACTCAGCGGATGATGTGTTAGGGGATGATGTACTTGATCATGGTTTTGTGCGGCGTGAAGGCATTGCCTCGGCGGCCGGCGTCCCTTTGCTAGTTGGCGACGAGCCAGTTGGAGTAATGTTCGTCAATTTTTTATCGCGCCATGTGTTTACTCAGTCAGAATTGACTTGGATGAATATCTTCGCTCAACAAGCGGGGATTGCCATTCAAACCGCTCGCCAGTTTGAGCGGTTTGAATCGGCCAGCGATGCCGCCGTTTCTCTTGCTGCGATGTCAGCTTGGGCACACGATGCGGCAAACGAGACTTATAGTCTTCGAGCAGACGCCCAAAGCTTGAAACTTCTTGCTTGCGCCTCCAATCTCAGCCCAAAAGTTACGGAAATTGTCGAACGCATCAAGCAGACGGCTGAAAAGGTTGCTACCTTGATTCCAGGCATGCCTACTGACTCTACCGAAAAACAACCGATTGTGCTGGCGCACATTTTGCGGGATGCAAGGAAACGCCGTGAAAGTGATCTGCAACAGAAACACATAGAGATCGCTATTCAACTGGATAGCATGCCGCCTGTGTTCGCCAACGAAGAGCTTTTGCAGAAGGTCGCCGATCATTTGATTCAAAATGCGATCAAGGCTATGCCGAAAGGTGGGCAACTTTCATTTTCGGGCTATGTCGCTGCAGCGCGTGCCTACATCAAGGTCGCAGATACCGGGAGTGGAATTCCTGTTGAGATTCAAGAGCAACTCTTCATTCGCCGTGTGCCCAGCGCTCATCAGGCTGGCAGCGGGATGGGCCTATTGCTCACTCGTATCTACCTGTTCGCTTGCGGCGGTGACATTAGGTTGCATCACTCAGATGCTAGCGGTACTACTTTCATCTTTCATTTGCCGCTAGCCGATATCGCCAACTGA
- a CDS encoding S1 RNA-binding domain-containing protein: MDAETAIITDLNRRYPKGAQLTAQVQVLTDFGAIVRLPNDMAGIIRSRELSWAQDQPEPAALLSVGQEVKVLVLGVDRVRPHPRLELSLRQAERDPWADIYRRYQVGQVLRRKIVSLARAGAFVELEPAITGLVPLQEVSQAPPERIEDVLWVGDTVQAVVTHIDPAARQLRLSLRQHLAELERKPSGFPLGDLLNQEQRQLLLNWFQERRAGAQSEAVEIDAWAELAARFPRILLVDDDPSIRHSLQRLLNRLGHQVETCDNAERAIALCAERAFDLLLLDHELGTGKLNGTEAAQRLTRAHPKLPVVIVTGINWLAQHYNVKTEARAAGARGALIKPVEFARLHHTLTELAAGREDWDETPMPDLPGIEAGRLGEMTLASEDLLRSLNEKLSELQRITKAESCVLFHMNLSTRQVSVFAHTGARLSNYDGSKYTLQATPIEQVIHEGQTVYESDTTRNPQKFKHLDIVNFASCIGLPVKGFGQREYGLFLFHSRKGHFTTECLRKAETAAELMAALMARKEAERVIQQMQPSVFAGQLGSHLVHELNNRLSSILNDTQTLAFDYNAIEQRSSGAAALPQSDAQGRLSEMQTCIRSLQENGRAMHKIMRLYLGMVSPESREAVNLNEVIHRAVSILTPIAEGYSVRVVTDTDNNLPTTYAVGVRVEQVLVNVALNAIQHTQLARGSGEVLIQSRFASQDSRLPLQLRVTDTGPGIHQ; this comes from the coding sequence TTGGACGCAGAGACAGCTATCATCACCGATCTCAACCGGCGCTATCCGAAAGGCGCACAATTGACAGCGCAGGTTCAGGTACTCACCGATTTTGGGGCCATCGTAAGATTACCCAATGATATGGCGGGCATCATTCGCAGCCGCGAGCTTTCCTGGGCGCAAGACCAACCCGAGCCTGCCGCCCTGTTGTCAGTGGGCCAGGAAGTCAAAGTGTTAGTCCTGGGTGTAGATCGTGTGCGGCCTCATCCGCGCCTGGAACTCAGCCTGCGGCAAGCTGAGCGCGATCCTTGGGCTGACATTTACCGGCGTTATCAAGTCGGGCAAGTTCTGCGTCGCAAAATCGTTAGCCTTGCGCGGGCCGGGGCCTTTGTGGAGTTGGAGCCGGCCATAACCGGCCTTGTCCCGTTGCAGGAAGTAAGCCAAGCCCCGCCCGAACGAATTGAAGATGTCTTGTGGGTTGGCGACACCGTCCAAGCTGTGGTCACTCACATTGATCCCGCCGCGCGTCAATTGCGCTTGAGCCTCAGGCAGCATTTGGCCGAGCTTGAGCGCAAGCCCTCCGGCTTCCCGCTCGGTGATTTGTTGAACCAGGAGCAGCGACAACTCCTCTTAAACTGGTTTCAAGAGCGGCGCGCGGGTGCACAAAGCGAAGCGGTCGAAATAGACGCCTGGGCGGAGTTGGCCGCCAGATTCCCACGGATTTTATTGGTGGATGACGACCCCAGCATTCGGCATTCACTGCAACGGCTGCTGAATCGGCTGGGGCATCAAGTTGAAACTTGCGATAATGCTGAACGGGCCATCGCCCTCTGCGCCGAGCGAGCTTTCGACCTGCTCTTGCTGGATCACGAACTCGGCACGGGCAAACTCAACGGGACAGAGGCTGCGCAACGTTTGACCCGCGCACATCCCAAGCTGCCGGTCGTGATCGTCACCGGGATCAACTGGCTGGCCCAGCATTACAACGTCAAAACCGAAGCGCGCGCGGCGGGCGCACGCGGCGCGCTCATCAAGCCCGTAGAATTCGCGCGGCTCCATCATACGTTGACCGAACTGGCCGCAGGCCGGGAAGATTGGGATGAGACCCCGATGCCCGATTTGCCGGGAATCGAGGCGGGGCGGCTTGGCGAAATGACCTTGGCGAGCGAAGATTTGCTCCGCTCGCTCAACGAAAAACTCAGCGAATTGCAGCGCATCACAAAAGCGGAATCCTGTGTGCTCTTCCATATGAACCTGTCCACACGCCAGGTAAGCGTCTTCGCGCACACCGGCGCGCGGCTGTCCAACTACGACGGATCGAAATACACCCTGCAAGCGACCCCCATCGAACAGGTGATTCACGAAGGCCAGACCGTTTACGAATCTGACACCACCCGCAACCCGCAAAAGTTTAAGCATCTGGACATTGTCAATTTCGCCTCCTGCATCGGCCTGCCGGTCAAAGGCTTCGGGCAACGCGAATACGGCCTCTTTCTGTTCCATTCGCGCAAAGGGCATTTCACTACTGAATGCCTCAGAAAAGCTGAAACCGCCGCCGAACTAATGGCCGCACTCATGGCCCGCAAAGAGGCCGAGCGGGTGATCCAACAGATGCAGCCGTCCGTCTTTGCCGGCCAACTCGGCTCGCATCTGGTGCACGAACTGAATAACCGGTTGAGCAGTATTCTCAATGACACGCAAACACTCGCCTTTGATTACAACGCCATCGAACAGCGTTCTTCAGGCGCCGCCGCACTGCCACAGAGCGACGCGCAAGGCCGATTAAGCGAAATGCAAACCTGCATCCGCAGCCTGCAAGAAAACGGACGTGCCATGCACAAGATCATGCGGCTTTACCTCGGCATGGTCAGCCCCGAAAGCCGTGAAGCGGTCAACCTCAACGAAGTGATCCACCGGGCCGTCAGCATCCTGACGCCGATTGCGGAAGGTTACAGCGTGCGTGTCGTCACTGATACCGACAACAATCTCCCCACTACCTATGCCGTAGGCGTGCGTGTGGAGCAGGTGCTTGTCAATGTCGCGCTCAACGCCATTCAGCATACTCAACTTGCCAGAGGTAGCGGGGAGGTGCTCATCCAGAGCCGCTTCGCCAGCCAAGACAGCCGCCTGCCCTTACAACTGCGCGTGACCGACACCGGCCCCGGCATTCATCAGTAG
- a CDS encoding cation transporter has translation MIAPAHQHEHAHPHDHAHGHAHGHGAPQRTLLIVLALTFVYMLAEVAGGYWANSLALLSDAGHMFTDVAALALSFLAVRFASRPATPNKTYGFYRLEILAALANGVALIVLSLLICVEAYERLQKPEAVNAWALIGVSLGGLLVNLISAKLLSHNHDDNLNVRGAFLHVLGDLLGSVAAVLAGVMIVWRGWYWADPVFSVIISLLIIFSAIRLVRESVNVLLEGAPSHLNPKTIEQAMLAVPGVQAVHDLHIWTLTSSRHIITAHVVVGDCRQSTRILGELRKLLAQEFALDHATLQLEEPAQLVRIEPRGNQSS, from the coding sequence ATGATTGCACCCGCGCACCAACACGAGCACGCCCACCCTCACGATCACGCCCACGGTCACGCCCACGGCCACGGCGCGCCGCAACGCACGCTGCTGATCGTATTGGCGCTGACTTTCGTCTATATGCTGGCCGAAGTGGCGGGCGGATATTGGGCCAACAGCCTCGCGCTACTTTCTGACGCCGGGCATATGTTCACCGACGTCGCCGCACTGGCCCTCTCATTCCTGGCTGTGCGCTTTGCCTCGCGCCCCGCCACGCCGAATAAAACCTACGGCTTTTACCGCCTGGAAATCTTGGCCGCGCTGGCGAATGGTGTCGCTTTGATCGTGCTCTCGCTGCTGATTTGCGTCGAGGCCTACGAACGATTGCAAAAGCCCGAAGCCGTCAATGCCTGGGCGCTGATTGGCGTTTCATTGGGCGGATTGCTGGTCAATCTGATTTCGGCCAAGCTGCTCTCGCACAACCACGACGACAACTTGAATGTGCGCGGCGCGTTCCTGCACGTCCTTGGCGACTTACTGGGTTCGGTCGCCGCCGTGCTAGCTGGTGTCATGATCGTCTGGCGCGGCTGGTACTGGGCCGATCCGGTCTTTAGCGTCATCATCAGTTTGCTCATCATTTTCAGCGCCATCCGTCTGGTGCGCGAATCGGTCAACGTTTTGCTCGAAGGCGCGCCCTCGCACCTCAATCCCAAAACGATTGAACAGGCCATGCTGGCTGTCCCCGGCGTGCAAGCCGTCCACGATTTGCACATCTGGACGCTCACCTCCAGCCGCCACATCATCACCGCCCACGTCGTCGTCGGCGATTGCCGCCAGAGCACGCGCATCCTGGGCGAATTGCGCAAGTTGCTGGCGCAAGAATTCGCGCTCGACCACGCCACATTGCAACTGGAAGAACCCGCGCAACTCGTGCGCATCGAACCGAGGGGCAATCAATCGTCATAG
- a CDS encoding TraR/DksA C4-type zinc finger protein: MKTLAEYLSEAEHNHGHMCPGQVLGVRMAILGCRQIGIEEPKVGKRLIVFVEIDRCAADAINTVTGCRLGKRTLKYRDFGKLAATFLNTETGEAIRVIALESSRELAKECFAHLPTKKAQQLEAYQTLPDERLFKVEHVRVTLPEADRPGHPTSRVLCAQCGEGVNDQREILRAGQTLCRACAGERYYEVLPD, from the coding sequence ATGAAAACCCTGGCGGAATACCTGAGCGAAGCCGAGCACAATCACGGTCACATGTGTCCGGGACAGGTGCTCGGCGTGCGGATGGCGATATTGGGCTGCCGCCAGATCGGCATCGAAGAACCCAAAGTTGGCAAACGCCTGATCGTTTTCGTAGAGATTGACCGCTGCGCCGCCGATGCGATCAACACCGTCACCGGCTGCCGCCTGGGCAAACGTACACTCAAGTATCGCGACTTCGGCAAACTGGCCGCGACCTTTCTCAATACCGAAACAGGCGAGGCCATTCGCGTCATTGCACTGGAATCCTCGCGCGAACTTGCCAAAGAATGTTTCGCCCATTTGCCGACAAAAAAAGCCCAACAACTCGAAGCCTATCAAACGCTGCCCGATGAACGGCTTTTCAAAGTCGAACACGTCCGCGTCACCTTGCCTGAAGCCGACCGCCCCGGCCATCCGACCAGCCGCGTGTTGTGCGCGCAATGTGGCGAAGGCGTCAACGATCAGCGCGAAATCTTGCGCGCTGGCCAAACGCTCTGCCGCGCTTGTGCGGGCGAACGCTATTACGAAGTTTTGCCGGACTAA
- a CDS encoding DUF1343 domain-containing protein, which yields MELGLERLLTEKAALVKDARVGLICNPATVDHHFKHAADLFHAHPDINLTALFGPQHGIRGETQDNMIEWQSFRDPRTGVMAYSLYGETRQPSEQMLQDVDVLVFDVQDVGTRVYTFIYTMALAMQAARQFGKRFIVLDRPNPIGGVGIEGGLLEPGHESFVGMYPLPMRHGMTVAELAKLFNEAFGIGCELEVVSMQGWQRDFYLDETDAPWVIPSPNMPTVDTAVVYPGMVYVEGAKISEGRGTTRPFELLGVPYANAHELATALNQLELPGVYFRPHCFQPTFQKHAGRLCHGVQPHVLNRAAFKPVISGIALIKLVHDLYPNGFEWQPPPYEYVFDRAPFDVIAGTFELREQIERGDSVEAIAASWRADEQAFAEQRAPYLLY from the coding sequence ATTGAACTCGGATTGGAACGCTTGTTGACGGAAAAAGCCGCGCTTGTAAAGGACGCCCGGGTCGGCCTGATCTGCAACCCGGCGACAGTGGATCACCACTTCAAACACGCGGCAGACCTCTTTCACGCCCATCCCGACATCAACCTGACGGCCTTGTTCGGCCCGCAACACGGCATTCGCGGCGAGACGCAGGACAACATGATCGAATGGCAAAGCTTCCGCGATCCGCGCACCGGCGTGATGGCCTATTCGCTTTACGGCGAAACGCGCCAGCCCTCCGAGCAGATGTTGCAGGACGTGGATGTCTTGGTCTTTGACGTGCAGGATGTCGGCACGCGCGTTTACACCTTCATTTATACAATGGCGCTGGCGATGCAGGCGGCGCGCCAATTCGGCAAACGCTTCATCGTGCTTGACCGCCCTAATCCAATCGGCGGTGTAGGCATCGAAGGCGGTTTGCTCGAACCCGGCCACGAATCCTTTGTCGGCATGTATCCGCTGCCGATGCGCCACGGGATGACGGTGGCCGAATTAGCCAAGCTTTTCAATGAGGCTTTTGGCATTGGTTGCGAACTCGAAGTTGTCTCCATGCAGGGCTGGCAGCGCGACTTTTACCTGGATGAAACCGACGCGCCCTGGGTCATCCCCTCGCCTAATATGCCGACCGTAGACACCGCCGTCGTTTACCCAGGCATGGTTTATGTCGAAGGCGCCAAGATCAGCGAAGGCCGCGGCACGACCCGCCCATTTGAATTGCTTGGCGTCCCCTACGCCAATGCGCACGAATTGGCGACGGCGCTCAACCAGCTTGAATTACCCGGCGTTTACTTTCGCCCGCACTGCTTCCAGCCGACGTTTCAAAAACACGCGGGCCGCCTCTGTCACGGCGTGCAACCGCACGTGCTGAATCGCGCGGCCTTCAAGCCGGTCATCAGCGGCATAGCGCTGATCAAACTGGTGCACGACCTTTATCCGAATGGGTTTGAATGGCAGCCGCCGCCGTATGAATACGTCTTTGACCGCGCTCCCTTCGATGTTATCGCGGGCACGTTCGAGTTGCGCGAACAGATCGAACGCGGCGATTCGGTCGAGGCGATTGCCGCTTCCTGGCGTGCCGATGAACAGGCTTTTGCTGAACAACGTGCGCCCTATTTGCTGTATTGA
- the cax gene encoding calcium/proton exchanger, which yields MLKNLLAVENLLNLLLVFVPIAAVLELTHANPIAIFATAALAIIPLAGLMGRATEHLAEKLGEGVGGLLNATFGNAAELIIALMALRAGLFDVVKASVTGSIIGNLLLVLGLSILAGGLRFPQQKFNTTAAQLGSTMMALSAIGLMLPAVFHLIVRNNVLAKEQNLSLEIAIVLFITYVLSLVFSLKTHSHLYVGELQDEEEQAIGTHGWSQRRSVVTLLLATVLVAVMSEFLVGAVEAASKSLGLTEIFVGVILVAIIGNAAEHSTAVLMALKNKMDLALNIAIGSSMQVALFVAPVLIFASYAFGRPMNLHFTALEVVAIAASVAVLALIVQDGESNWMEGVLLLAVYIILGLTFYFLPAAGAGALSVGASTAAPVPSH from the coding sequence ATGCTGAAAAATCTCCTGGCCGTGGAAAACCTGTTGAACCTGCTCTTGGTCTTTGTGCCAATCGCCGCCGTGCTGGAACTGACGCATGCCAATCCGATTGCCATCTTTGCGACAGCCGCGCTGGCGATTATCCCGCTGGCCGGATTGATGGGCCGCGCCACTGAGCATCTGGCTGAAAAGCTGGGCGAAGGTGTGGGCGGTTTGCTCAACGCCACGTTTGGGAATGCGGCGGAGTTGATAATCGCGCTGATGGCTTTGCGCGCTGGCCTGTTCGATGTCGTGAAAGCCTCGGTCACGGGCTCGATCATCGGCAATTTATTGTTGGTATTGGGGCTGAGTATTCTGGCAGGAGGTCTGAGATTCCCGCAGCAGAAATTCAATACGACAGCGGCCCAACTGGGTTCGACGATGATGGCCTTATCCGCCATCGGCTTGATGTTACCGGCGGTGTTTCATTTGATCGTGCGCAATAATGTCTTGGCCAAAGAGCAAAATCTCAGTTTGGAAATCGCCATCGTGCTGTTTATCACCTATGTGCTGAGCCTGGTTTTTTCACTTAAAACACATTCGCACCTTTATGTGGGCGAATTGCAGGACGAAGAGGAGCAAGCCATCGGCACGCACGGCTGGAGCCAAAGGCGGTCAGTGGTGACCTTGCTGCTCGCCACGGTGTTGGTGGCCGTGATGAGCGAATTTCTGGTGGGCGCGGTCGAAGCCGCCTCAAAATCGCTGGGCCTGACAGAAATTTTCGTCGGTGTGATTTTGGTCGCTATTATCGGCAATGCGGCTGAACATTCGACGGCGGTTTTGATGGCGCTGAAAAACAAGATGGATTTGGCGCTCAACATCGCCATCGGTTCCAGCATGCAAGTGGCGTTGTTTGTTGCGCCGGTGCTGATCTTTGCTAGCTACGCCTTTGGCCGACCGATGAATTTGCATTTTACCGCGCTGGAAGTCGTGGCGATTGCCGCCTCGGTGGCGGTGTTGGCGTTGATCGTGCAGGATGGCGAATCAAACTGGATGGAAGGTGTTTTACTGTTGGCCGTGTATATCATCCTGGGACTGACCTTTTACTTTTTGCCTGCCGCCGGGGCGGGGGCATTAAGCGTAGGTGCCTCTACCGCAGCCCCTGTTCCCAGTCATTGA